One window of the Candidatus Kaelpia imicola genome contains the following:
- a CDS encoding radical SAM protein, with amino-acid sequence MIFDDLCLYLRLYPEILNLRFAREMIYYLLKGVSRHPISINFLITSKCNFKCKICSYYGNSGTHFSELSFQEFVDFLDQVQAFKPLIFLGGGEPFIREDIYSMLEEIEKRELKVIVSTNGYLLDLDRISSLNLDSLILSLYGPESIHDSITGVPGSYSVVVKKIKKITADNMVKNLVVSTILLPSNFKHLSEFSDSVFALGVDSIKIENLNYLTEEEFGSSTEEMADLILKPHTLVLDKHCFSRTDLEYAWNSINVLRRRYKGRLFLKPALNKRDFLKWYCEGKTFKGCHFIRHSIFVSSSGDIIPCQFLSKTKLGKIDKNVVKYIWNSKRYNDFREFVQRTGLEVCKRCCK; translated from the coding sequence ATGATCTTTGACGACCTATGTCTCTACCTAAGGCTCTATCCTGAAATTTTAAATCTTAGATTTGCGAGAGAGATGATATACTATCTCTTAAAAGGTGTTAGCAGGCATCCAATATCAATTAATTTTCTAATAACTTCTAAATGTAATTTTAAGTGCAAGATCTGTAGTTATTACGGTAATTCAGGGACTCATTTTTCAGAGCTGAGCTTTCAGGAATTTGTAGATTTCTTAGATCAGGTTCAAGCTTTTAAACCCTTGATTTTTTTAGGCGGCGGAGAGCCTTTTATAAGAGAAGATATATATTCCATGTTGGAGGAGATAGAGAAGAGAGAGCTTAAAGTGATAGTGTCGACAAATGGTTATTTGTTAGATTTAGATAGAATATCTTCTTTAAACTTAGATTCGCTCATCCTCTCTCTATATGGACCTGAGTCGATTCATGATAGTATTACTGGAGTTCCTGGTTCTTATTCTGTAGTTGTTAAAAAAATAAAAAAGATAACAGCTGATAATATGGTTAAAAATTTAGTTGTATCTACAATCCTATTGCCTTCAAATTTCAAACATCTCTCTGAGTTCAGTGATTCTGTTTTTGCTTTAGGAGTTGATTCAATTAAAATTGAAAACCTTAATTATCTAACAGAAGAAGAGTTTGGGAGTTCTACTGAAGAGATGGCCGACCTTATTTTAAAACCCCATACTCTTGTTTTAGACAAGCATTGCTTCAGCAGAACCGATTTAGAGTATGCTTGGAACAGCATCAATGTTTTAAGAAGAAGATATAAAGGTAGATTATTTTTGAAGCCAGCTCTAAACAAGAGAGATTTTTTAAAATGGTATTGCGAGGGCAAAACTTTTAAGGGTTGTCATTTTATAAGACATTCTATCTTTGTCTCATCTTCCGGAGATATTATACCTTGTCAGTTTTTAAGTAAAACTAAGCTTGGAAAAATAGACAAAAATGTTGTAAAATACATATGGAACTCGAAGAGATATAATGATTTTAGAGAGTTTGTGCAAAGGACTGGCTTAGAAGTTTGTAAACGTTGTTGTAAATAA
- a CDS encoding FAD-dependent oxidoreductase: protein MKKSVNNLILGSGITGLSCGLHLGNLSNKKGGFSSDYLILEKEKGVGGLARSIKKKGFVFDYSAHLLHCRDPYFSKWVENNLKKSLKFHKRNAWVYSHGVFTKYPFQANLYGLPRDVIKDCLLGLLSLNGFSDSKPNNFEEWCYNKFGSGISKHFMLPYNEKFWNIAAKKITLEWIDGFIPQPQLRDMVKGGFEYSHKEFGYHSKFYYPINEGIELIVKKISSKCSNIVLKEKAEKINLKERWVLTSRGRKIYYNNLVSTLPMVDLNDMIIGIDSNISNLFRKLKYISVINVNMGIKRPNISDKDWVYFPEDNFSFYRIGFPMNFAPSSTPSGFSSIYIDISYSGSLAINKRKESIIERVKADLIKLGIIGEEESIPVVDYNDIKYAYILYDKNWSHARGGIIDYLLKNSVYSAGRFGSWSYLSMEGCFLEGRRIANILKR from the coding sequence ATGAAAAAGAGTGTAAATAATTTAATCCTTGGTTCAGGTATAACAGGGTTGAGCTGCGGCCTACATTTAGGAAATTTAAGTAATAAAAAAGGTGGATTTTCATCAGACTATTTAATCCTTGAAAAAGAGAAGGGTGTTGGAGGTTTAGCCCGATCTATCAAAAAGAAAGGTTTTGTATTTGACTATAGTGCTCATCTCCTGCATTGCAGGGATCCCTATTTTTCAAAATGGGTGGAGAATAATCTTAAAAAAAGTCTCAAGTTTCATAAAAGAAATGCCTGGGTCTACTCGCATGGGGTATTTACCAAATATCCTTTTCAGGCAAATCTCTATGGTTTGCCTAGAGATGTAATAAAGGATTGTCTTTTGGGCCTTTTGAGTTTGAATGGTTTTAGTGATAGTAAGCCCAATAATTTTGAAGAGTGGTGTTATAACAAATTCGGCAGCGGAATTTCTAAACACTTTATGCTTCCCTACAATGAAAAGTTTTGGAATATAGCAGCTAAAAAAATTACGCTAGAATGGATAGATGGTTTTATACCTCAGCCGCAGCTTAGGGATATGGTTAAAGGGGGATTTGAATATTCCCATAAAGAGTTTGGCTACCATAGCAAATTTTACTATCCTATTAATGAAGGGATAGAGCTTATAGTTAAGAAAATCAGTTCAAAATGCAGCAATATAGTACTCAAAGAAAAAGCAGAAAAGATAAACTTAAAAGAGAGATGGGTTTTAACCTCTAGAGGCAGAAAGATTTATTACAATAATTTAGTCTCTACTCTTCCTATGGTGGATTTAAACGACATGATTATCGGAATCGATAGCAATATCAGTAATCTTTTTCGCAAGTTAAAGTATATCTCTGTTATTAATGTAAATATGGGCATAAAACGGCCGAATATATCCGATAAAGACTGGGTCTATTTTCCGGAAGACAACTTCTCTTTTTATCGTATTGGGTTTCCGATGAACTTTGCTCCTTCTTCTACACCTAGCGGTTTTAGCTCAATATATATAGATATCTCTTATTCAGGTTCTTTGGCTATCAACAAGAGAAAAGAGAGTATTATTGAACGGGTAAAAGCTGATTTGATCAAACTGGGTATTATTGGTGAAGAAGAGAGCATCCCGGTCGTGGACTATAATGATATTAAGTATGCTTATATACTCTATGATAAAAATTGGTCTCATGCTCGAGGTGGAATTATTGATTATCTTTTAAAAAATTCCGTATATTCTGCTGGGAGATTTGGTTCCTGGAGCTATCTCTCTATGGAGGGGTGTTTTTTAGAGGGCAGGAGAATAGCCAATATATTAAAGAGATGA
- a CDS encoding D-alanine--D-alanine ligase — translation MVADLKKYRIGVLRGGPSSEREISLLSGESVLEILEKRGFEVRDIIVPERKDRKYLKSWILKVLKEEKIDLCFIALHGWFGEDGNIQKILDESNYLYTGSNKHACKISMDKIASKDVFEKNLIPTPRYFIVDAESKVNWSLLKFPAILKPSSQGSSIGIYKIKDSIEAEYLIPEVLNYDGRVLVEDFIEGIELTVGIVEDKPLAVIKISSSSDIYNYEVKYTDGLSSYSIPADIDKRLTERVQGLALKAHRAIGCNMFSRVDILYSTVRDEVFVLEVNTIPGLTKISLLPKAAKVCGIEFDELVLKMLESAFKGERCLRR, via the coding sequence ATGGTAGCAGATTTAAAAAAATATAGGATTGGAGTTTTAAGAGGAGGACCCTCTTCGGAGCGGGAGATATCTTTGCTTTCAGGAGAGTCAGTTTTAGAGATTTTGGAAAAGAGAGGTTTTGAAGTTAGAGATATTATAGTTCCGGAGAGAAAAGATAGGAAATATTTAAAAAGCTGGATTTTAAAAGTTTTAAAAGAAGAGAAGATAGACCTCTGCTTTATAGCGTTGCATGGATGGTTTGGTGAAGATGGAAATATTCAGAAAATATTGGACGAATCCAATTATCTTTATACAGGCTCTAATAAGCATGCCTGCAAAATATCTATGGATAAGATAGCCTCGAAAGATGTTTTTGAAAAGAATCTTATACCAACACCCCGCTATTTTATAGTTGATGCTGAGAGTAAAGTAAATTGGTCATTGCTTAAATTCCCGGCTATCCTGAAACCTTCTTCTCAGGGTTCAAGTATAGGGATTTATAAGATCAAAGATAGCATCGAAGCAGAATATCTTATACCTGAGGTTCTCAATTACGATGGAAGAGTTTTGGTCGAGGATTTTATAGAAGGAATAGAACTTACCGTTGGAATAGTGGAAGATAAGCCTCTTGCTGTAATCAAAATATCTTCCTCCAGTGATATTTATAATTATGAAGTTAAATATACTGATGGCTTAAGCAGCTACTCAATTCCGGCTGATATAGATAAAAGATTGACTGAGAGAGTTCAAGGATTAGCTCTTAAGGCTCACCGGGCGATAGGATGCAATATGTTTTCTAGAGTAGATATACTATATTCAACGGTTAGAGATGAGGTTTTTGTTTTGGAGGTCAATACTATTCCCGGACTTACGAAAATTAGCCTTTTACCCAAAGCTGCCAAAGTTTGCGGGATTGAATTTGACGAACTAGTATTAAAAATGTTAGAATCTGCCTTCAAGGGAGAGAGATGTTTAAGAAGATAG
- a CDS encoding MoxR family ATPase, producing the protein MEEREVFAKVNSLIENIEKVILGKHDAVQLAVAVFLSEGHLLMEDVPGVGKTVLAKSMAKSFSASFRRIQFTPDLLPSDVTGSYIFNQKNSEFEFRSGPVFANIVIADEINRGTPRTQSALLEPMEEYQVTADGNTFQLDRPFFLIATQNPVEREGTYFLPISQLDRFLVKMGMGYPEKAEEIQILLDREREDPLNKIEAVITKEEILEIQKFVKAIKVDAKIYEYVISITQTTRETDKLILGASPRASLDLFRLSQALALMEERTYCIPDDVKKAAPLVLAHRVIPSSPAKTEIGNTQEIIKKLVNEISVPIQ; encoded by the coding sequence ATGGAAGAGAGAGAAGTTTTTGCAAAAGTTAACAGTTTAATAGAGAACATCGAAAAAGTTATACTGGGAAAGCACGATGCCGTTCAACTGGCAGTAGCTGTATTTCTATCCGAGGGTCATCTATTGATGGAGGATGTTCCCGGAGTAGGTAAAACTGTACTTGCTAAGTCTATGGCTAAATCATTTTCGGCAAGCTTTAGGAGAATACAATTTACACCCGACCTTCTTCCTTCAGATGTTACGGGCAGCTATATATTTAACCAGAAAAATTCCGAATTTGAATTTAGGTCCGGTCCGGTCTTTGCTAATATAGTTATAGCTGATGAGATTAACCGCGGTACTCCTAGGACGCAGAGCGCTCTTCTGGAGCCTATGGAGGAGTATCAGGTTACTGCGGATGGTAATACTTTTCAACTTGATAGGCCATTTTTCTTGATAGCTACTCAGAATCCCGTTGAGAGGGAAGGCACCTATTTTCTTCCTATCTCACAGCTGGACAGATTTCTGGTCAAGATGGGTATGGGGTATCCCGAAAAAGCTGAAGAGATTCAGATTCTTTTAGACAGAGAGAGAGAGGATCCTCTAAATAAAATTGAGGCTGTAATTACCAAAGAAGAAATTCTTGAGATTCAAAAATTTGTAAAAGCTATTAAGGTGGATGCTAAGATATACGAATATGTTATCAGCATAACACAGACGACTCGTGAGACTGATAAACTTATTCTGGGAGCGAGCCCCAGGGCATCTCTTGATCTATTTAGGTTATCTCAGGCTCTGGCACTAATGGAGGAGAGAACATATTGTATTCCTGACGATGTTAAGAAAGCTGCTCCACTGGTTCTTGCTCATAGGGTTATACCGTCTTCACCTGCAAAGACAGAGATTGGTAATACTCAGGAGATAATTAAAAAACTAGTAAATGAAATCTCCGTTCCTATCCAATAA
- a CDS encoding glycosyltransferase family 4 protein gives MKILQIITHLEIGGAQKATLLLSQELINRGHEVVVLSSAQGGLLKEFKEKLGPNFRSLCFLKRGINPIFDLLAFFSVFIYVKELSFDLIHTHSSKAGILGRWAALFSSVNSVHTVHGFAFHDYQNFILRYCFILIERVTAFISGKIIFVSEEVKKKAFKNFIVTTEEKTEVIYELVKIDPPEHRIKNKDFFTIGMVAPLKEQKRPEDFLKFAVSLSRIRKDVRFVLVGDGKLRPKLEIDAKRSGILCKVEFKGWRDDAYTIMQSFDIFVLTSIFEGQPHVIIEAMSLSIPVIATAVDGVRDLVSQGENGFLVEPCKPHDIVCLANRLLDDKVLRESIGSKGRSYFETEKRFNYIENISKIEKLYESTMK, from the coding sequence GTGAAAATACTTCAAATAATTACTCACCTGGAGATAGGCGGTGCTCAAAAAGCAACTCTTCTTTTATCTCAAGAACTTATAAATAGAGGCCACGAGGTTGTTGTTTTATCTTCTGCCCAAGGCGGATTATTAAAAGAGTTTAAAGAAAAATTAGGTCCAAATTTTAGAAGTTTATGTTTTTTAAAAAGAGGTATAAATCCTATTTTTGACCTTTTAGCTTTTTTCTCAGTTTTCATCTATGTAAAAGAACTCAGTTTTGATCTGATCCATACGCACTCTTCTAAAGCCGGCATTTTAGGGCGCTGGGCTGCTCTCTTCTCATCTGTCAATTCTGTCCATACTGTCCATGGTTTTGCTTTTCATGATTATCAAAATTTTATTTTGAGATACTGTTTTATTTTGATTGAAAGAGTTACAGCTTTTATATCGGGTAAGATCATATTTGTATCCGAAGAGGTTAAAAAAAAGGCGTTTAAGAATTTTATAGTAACTACCGAAGAGAAAACAGAGGTTATCTATGAGCTTGTCAAGATTGATCCGCCTGAGCATAGAATAAAAAATAAAGATTTTTTTACAATAGGTATGGTTGCCCCGTTGAAAGAGCAGAAGAGGCCCGAGGATTTTCTGAAATTTGCGGTATCTTTAAGCAGAATACGCAAAGATGTAAGGTTTGTTTTAGTGGGGGATGGTAAATTGAGGCCAAAGCTGGAGATAGACGCGAAGAGATCTGGCATTCTATGTAAAGTTGAATTTAAGGGTTGGAGAGATGATGCTTATACCATAATGCAATCTTTTGATATCTTTGTGCTTACCAGCATCTTCGAGGGTCAACCGCACGTAATAATAGAAGCAATGTCGTTATCAATTCCGGTAATTGCTACTGCGGTTGATGGAGTAAGGGATTTGGTTTCTCAAGGTGAGAATGGATTTTTAGTCGAGCCTTGTAAGCCCCATGATATAGTATGCTTGGCTAATAGGCTATTAGATGATAAAGTATTGAGAGAGTCTATTGGATCTAAAGGACGTAGCTATTTTGAGACTGAGAAAAGGTTTAACTACATTGAAAACATTAGTAAAATCGAAAAGCTGTATGAGTCTACAATGAAATGA
- the murB gene encoding UDP-N-acetylmuramate dehydrogenase, whose translation MNSTIFDGYGYSLNPLFLLEISTLEELRGTVIDLNSKYLRYMVFGRLKNILFANQRSDIVVLKLNGSIFKKIKREGDILDVGAGVEVSELMRFSIDNSIEGLEYMVGIPSTIAGAAVGNSGAFGKEISENIVEVECLNTKGELLILNREKIDFKYRDSNLGNFILTKVFLKIALGSRAEIKKNMKAYIERRFYTQDLRESSCGCFFKNHLEHRAAILIDSLGLKGYKRGGAVVSDKHANFLISLDNSSSEDILSLKDVLQRRVWKDKKFWLEPEVKLIW comes from the coding sequence TTGAATAGCACTATCTTTGATGGCTACGGGTATTCGTTAAATCCTCTCTTTTTGCTTGAGATTTCAACGTTAGAGGAACTAAGGGGTACCGTTATTGATTTAAATAGCAAGTATCTAAGATATATGGTCTTTGGGAGATTAAAGAATATACTCTTCGCTAATCAGCGGAGCGATATTGTTGTTTTGAAGTTAAACGGCAGCATTTTTAAAAAGATTAAAAGAGAGGGAGATATTTTAGATGTTGGGGCAGGGGTAGAGGTTTCTGAATTGATGAGATTCTCTATAGATAATTCAATTGAAGGATTAGAGTATATGGTCGGCATCCCTTCTACTATAGCTGGGGCAGCCGTTGGAAATTCGGGGGCTTTTGGAAAAGAGATTTCCGAGAATATAGTTGAGGTTGAATGTCTAAATACTAAAGGAGAGCTGTTGATTTTAAATCGGGAAAAAATAGATTTTAAATATCGAGATTCCAATCTGGGAAATTTTATTCTGACCAAGGTGTTTTTGAAAATTGCTCTGGGGTCCAGGGCAGAGATAAAGAAAAATATGAAAGCTTATATAGAGAGGCGGTTCTATACTCAAGATCTAAGAGAGTCTTCCTGCGGTTGTTTTTTTAAAAACCATCTAGAACATAGAGCGGCTATTTTGATAGACTCTCTGGGTCTTAAGGGTTACAAAAGGGGCGGAGCCGTTGTTTCTGATAAGCACGCCAATTTTTTAATCAGTCTGGATAATAGTTCTTCTGAAGATATTCTGTCATTAAAAGATGTCTTGCAGAGGAGAGTTTGGAAAGATAAGAAGTTTTGGCTAGAGCCTGAAGTTAAACTAATATGGTAG
- a CDS encoding MraY family glycosyltransferase, whose protein sequence is MNRVEVFNIMLICFAFSFFLSKFFYKKKIKVGKKEQSTHGGVIILATVFLGILISPLRDTYYVWKLFLPFFLMFLLGFIDDYKHLSPYPKLIAEIFIILLALFMGFKTEIMYFPSYLNYLVSLVWILILSNEFNFLDIMDGLSLGSIIAVALTFTIIGLINFQPFNLLFAAVVLASCLGFFPYNYRKASAYLGDSGSLSLGLLMAILAISFSYTRENRPMVLLTPVIIFGLPIFDFLYLTIRRVWQRKSILRKSPDHLAILMHINGASRKRVIYKFWLISAGFASTALLLQFGSRLLGVVALIISIFLFFEVALRCYK, encoded by the coding sequence ATGAACAGAGTAGAAGTTTTCAACATAATGCTCATCTGTTTCGCGTTCTCTTTTTTCCTTTCTAAGTTTTTCTATAAAAAGAAAATCAAAGTAGGCAAAAAAGAGCAATCTACGCACGGTGGAGTTATAATTTTAGCGACAGTTTTTTTGGGAATATTAATATCTCCTTTAAGAGATACGTATTATGTCTGGAAGCTGTTCCTGCCTTTCTTTTTAATGTTTCTTTTAGGTTTTATCGATGATTATAAGCATCTCTCTCCTTATCCAAAGCTGATTGCCGAAATATTTATAATACTTCTCGCGCTCTTTATGGGTTTTAAGACTGAAATCATGTACTTTCCTAGTTATCTTAATTATCTCGTCTCTTTGGTTTGGATTTTGATTTTAAGCAATGAATTTAATTTTTTAGATATAATGGATGGCCTCTCTTTGGGCAGCATCATAGCCGTGGCTTTGACGTTTACAATAATCGGTTTGATAAACTTTCAACCTTTCAATCTTCTTTTTGCGGCAGTTGTTCTGGCCTCCTGCCTGGGTTTCTTTCCTTACAATTACCGTAAAGCATCTGCTTATCTTGGAGATAGCGGCAGTCTATCGCTGGGCTTGCTTATGGCTATTTTAGCTATATCGTTTAGTTATACGAGAGAAAATAGACCTATGGTCCTATTGACCCCTGTTATTATATTCGGGCTTCCTATTTTTGATTTTTTATATCTTACGATAAGAAGGGTCTGGCAACGGAAGTCTATTTTGAGAAAAAGTCCTGACCATCTTGCAATACTTATGCATATTAATGGAGCCTCTAGGAAAAGAGTAATATATAAGTTCTGGCTTATATCAGCAGGTTTTGCTTCTACAGCACTATTGCTTCAGTTCGGTTCGAGACTTTTAGGTGTTGTTGCATTGATTATCTCTATATTCCTTTTCTTTGAAGTTGCTTTACGATGCTATAAATGA
- a CDS encoding cell division protein FtsQ/DivIB has protein sequence MFKKIDYEKIKIAFFFLNWAVLILLLVWFFNIMQNYKVSSSSFSIKEAKVIFSDGSGLDKSNAFRYLNIKKGDSIFKIDPIVKIKEIFKKHPEILKLSLYKQMPNKIMAIVTNRIPVAQIHLGRYYPLDAEGFVLPFPSNFRIESLPLVKGVNPGEVAVASDADNAKIDSALELLNLIESVLGERGINFDIDVNSVEDINLILTNDIKVKLGRGGFKDKLIRLKVVLIDMEAKKLNPAIIDLRFDKVVLIPR, from the coding sequence ATGTTTAAGAAGATAGATTACGAAAAAATAAAAATCGCGTTCTTTTTTCTAAACTGGGCTGTTTTAATTCTACTTTTGGTTTGGTTCTTCAATATTATGCAAAATTATAAGGTCTCTTCGTCTAGTTTTAGCATAAAAGAGGCCAAGGTTATTTTTAGCGATGGTTCAGGATTAGATAAGAGTAATGCGTTTAGATATTTAAATATCAAAAAAGGCGACTCTATTTTTAAGATAGACCCAATTGTAAAAATTAAAGAGATTTTCAAAAAGCATCCCGAGATACTTAAGCTCAGTCTTTATAAGCAGATGCCTAATAAGATTATGGCTATTGTTACAAATAGAATTCCCGTGGCTCAGATTCATTTAGGGCGCTATTATCCGCTGGATGCAGAAGGCTTTGTGTTGCCATTCCCCAGCAATTTCCGCATTGAGTCTCTACCTCTCGTTAAAGGGGTCAATCCGGGGGAAGTTGCGGTGGCTAGCGATGCTGACAATGCTAAGATAGACTCAGCTTTAGAGCTGTTGAATTTGATAGAGTCTGTTTTGGGTGAAAGAGGCATCAATTTTGATATTGATGTTAATAGTGTCGAAGATATCAATCTTATACTTACTAATGATATTAAGGTCAAGTTGGGTAGAGGCGGCTTCAAGGATAAGCTGATACGTTTAAAGGTAGTCTTAATCGATATGGAAGCCAAGAAGTTAAATCCGGCTATCATAGATTTAAGATTCGATAAGGTTGTTTTAATACCACGTTGA
- a CDS encoding UDP-N-acetylglucosamine--N-acetylmuramyl-(pentapeptide) pyrophosphoryl-undecaprenol N-acetylglucosamine transferase: protein MNRESIFLFAGGSGGHVHPALVLKKDLESRGHKAILFISNFSHFEAESGIRSFKISRLKLLALIQSLYMFNYLLVFFILKNTSVAVGFGGYYSLAGIVAAKILGKKTFIYEPNMALGRSNRILAYFVDRILVLWPEISLKSKLGFKIRRIRPLIRRESSLVVKDKRWPFSILFAGGSSGSMFLNNLFTEIIQGGFLRGQDLRLVLITGDKFYRKVKERIDGLNINNNLNVEVYSFRNDMEIFLDDFDFLISRAGAQIIVESIFSELPTLYIPYPYAKEHQLENARNMLSKRGSFLIRQELADVEVVAGFTKYIARDREGLNRVKVKLRQLKGNFEKADRSIDIILK from the coding sequence TTTTATTTATAAGCAACTTTTCTCATTTCGAGGCGGAATCGGGAATTAGAAGTTTTAAAATATCTAGACTGAAACTATTGGCTTTGATTCAATCTCTCTATATGTTTAATTATCTCTTGGTATTCTTTATTTTAAAGAATACCAGTGTTGCCGTAGGGTTTGGCGGATATTATTCATTGGCGGGAATAGTAGCCGCAAAGATTCTTGGGAAGAAGACTTTTATATATGAACCCAACATGGCGCTGGGGCGGTCCAATAGAATATTAGCTTATTTTGTAGATAGGATTTTAGTTTTATGGCCAGAGATATCTTTAAAATCTAAGTTAGGGTTCAAGATTAGAAGAATCAGGCCTTTAATAAGAAGAGAGAGCAGCTTAGTTGTAAAAGATAAGAGATGGCCATTCTCTATTCTGTTTGCAGGCGGGAGTTCTGGCTCAATGTTTTTAAACAATCTTTTTACAGAGATTATTCAAGGTGGCTTTTTAAGAGGCCAAGACTTAAGGCTTGTTCTCATAACGGGAGATAAGTTTTACCGCAAAGTCAAAGAGAGAATTGACGGTTTGAATATTAACAACAATCTTAATGTAGAGGTTTATAGTTTTCGCAATGATATGGAAATTTTTCTTGATGATTTTGATTTTCTTATTTCCCGTGCCGGAGCTCAGATTATAGTTGAATCAATCTTCTCTGAGCTTCCGACGCTCTATATTCCTTATCCTTACGCTAAAGAGCATCAGCTTGAGAATGCGAGAAATATGCTGAGTAAGAGAGGTTCTTTTCTTATCAGGCAGGAACTGGCAGATGTAGAAGTTGTTGCTGGTTTTACGAAATATATAGCAAGAGATAGAGAGGGTCTGAATCGGGTAAAAGTTAAATTGAGGCAGCTTAAGGGCAATTTCGAAAAAGCGGACAGGTCTATCGATATTATTTTAAAATGA
- the murC gene encoding UDP-N-acetylmuramate--L-alanine ligase — translation MNRKTSYYLIGICGIGMSSLAQLIQSRGFKVRGSDASPDVLIERKLSSLGIEVYFSHEAGRIRESDIVVYSTAVGKSNPEYIEAKGKNCVLLHRTSALVEMLKDRKSIAVTGTHGKTTMTYLLASVLRNYGFDSGMILGGISKEINNNFIPSNSNYILELDESDRSFQILDSDLKVFTSLGNDHLEFYNNDFSELKREFRCYMQKEGVNIISADDNYLVELAEASSLKYLSFGFGPKADYRGELVDKGDFFSKIKLYKNGSFITEYTLPLIGYKNASNSLAVFALADILKLDLLKIAESFSGLSGIERRYDLKFCSKAVTLMEDYAHHPREIEEAIRTVKEYLKPPRILVVFQPHRYTRTEMLWDDYKTCFKGGDKIYISDIYSAFEEVIPSINSEMLVENIGSSNVKYAKIDEIADLLLNEVREGDMILLLGAGDINKISKRLSEGLSSIE, via the coding sequence ATGAACAGGAAGACCTCGTATTATTTAATTGGTATCTGTGGTATAGGTATGAGTTCGCTGGCTCAGCTTATTCAAAGCAGAGGTTTTAAAGTTAGAGGTTCGGATGCAAGTCCTGATGTTTTAATAGAAAGAAAACTGAGCTCTTTAGGTATTGAAGTATATTTTTCCCATGAAGCTGGAAGAATCAGAGAGAGCGATATAGTTGTCTATTCGACGGCTGTAGGGAAGAGTAATCCTGAATATATCGAAGCTAAAGGGAAGAACTGCGTTCTACTGCACAGGACATCTGCTCTGGTTGAAATGCTAAAGGACAGAAAATCCATTGCTGTTACGGGGACTCATGGTAAGACTACAATGACATATCTTCTTGCCTCTGTTCTAAGAAACTATGGTTTTGACTCGGGAATGATTTTAGGAGGCATATCAAAAGAGATAAACAATAATTTTATTCCCTCTAATTCAAATTATATTTTGGAATTGGATGAGAGTGACAGAAGTTTTCAGATTTTAGATTCTGATTTAAAGGTATTTACCAGTTTAGGTAATGACCATCTTGAATTTTACAATAATGATTTCTCTGAATTAAAGAGAGAGTTCAGGTGTTATATGCAAAAAGAAGGAGTTAATATTATATCCGCAGATGATAATTATCTGGTAGAGCTGGCAGAGGCAAGCTCTCTAAAGTATCTTAGTTTCGGATTTGGACCTAAAGCTGATTATAGGGGTGAATTAGTGGATAAAGGAGATTTTTTCTCAAAGATAAAGCTTTATAAGAACGGTAGTTTTATAACTGAATATACTTTGCCCCTTATAGGCTATAAGAATGCATCTAATAGTTTAGCAGTATTTGCTCTTGCTGATATCTTAAAATTAGACCTTTTAAAGATTGCAGAATCTTTTTCGGGTCTCTCTGGTATTGAGAGAAGGTATGATCTGAAGTTTTGTTCTAAAGCTGTAACTCTTATGGAAGATTATGCCCATCACCCCAGAGAGATAGAGGAAGCGATAAGGACAGTTAAGGAATATTTAAAACCGCCAAGGATTTTGGTCGTTTTTCAGCCTCATAGGTATACAAGAACAGAGATGCTCTGGGATGATTATAAAACCTGTTTTAAGGGCGGAGATAAGATCTATATTAGCGATATCTATTCAGCTTTTGAAGAGGTTATCCCCAGCATAAATTCCGAGATGCTGGTTGAGAATATAGGGTCTTCTAATGTTAAGTATGCTAAGATAGATGAGATTGCAGACTTACTGTTAAATGAAGTTAGGGAGGGTGATATGATCCTTCTCTTAGGCGCCGGCGATATAAACAAGATTTCAAAGAGATTAAGCGAAGGGTTATCAAGCATTGAATAG